The Bradyrhizobium ottawaense genome window below encodes:
- the qatB gene encoding Qat anti-phage system associated protein QatB, whose product MPPLLQPSPIAPEKRFGGTRASLGDFARSGDARDLRRGLGHYIRNGYGGSNPATQRFGATAQTAGSLGYTLYSTASGAADAPIDAAVLAGRSTEEIATAIIEAVRPVDGTQDAEAERAAMHDAMSELLKEFPEADLLNLSDVEREFVIEKFTAIDVARRFELDVGKHLLERAPTATVAMSRLKQMRAYIAESVAAAFRRLRDQGRTLTTGRVASVVQAALRDTFEVFEGYEE is encoded by the coding sequence GTGCCGCCGCTGCTGCAGCCGTCGCCCATCGCTCCCGAGAAGCGATTCGGCGGCACCCGTGCCAGTCTGGGAGACTTTGCGCGCTCTGGTGACGCGCGTGATCTGAGACGCGGGCTTGGGCACTATATCCGCAACGGGTACGGCGGTTCGAATCCAGCGACCCAGAGGTTTGGTGCCACTGCACAAACCGCTGGTTCGCTCGGCTACACGCTTTACTCGACCGCCTCAGGCGCCGCCGACGCGCCGATCGACGCGGCCGTACTGGCCGGGCGGTCGACGGAAGAGATAGCGACCGCAATCATCGAGGCGGTCAGGCCGGTCGACGGAACTCAGGATGCCGAAGCGGAGCGTGCCGCCATGCACGACGCAATGTCGGAATTGCTGAAGGAGTTTCCGGAAGCCGACCTGCTCAATCTGTCGGACGTCGAACGTGAGTTCGTCATCGAAAAATTCACCGCCATCGATGTCGCCCGGCGCTTCGAACTCGACGTTGGCAAGCACCTTCTCGAACGGGCCCCGACCGCAACGGTCGCAATGTCCCGGTTGAAGCAGATGCGGGCGTACATCGCGGAATCCGTAGCGGCGGCTTTCCGGCGGTTGAGGGACCAGGGGCGAACCCTTACGACGGGACGCGTTGCGAGCGTTGTGCAAGCGGCGCTTCGGGATACGTTCGAGGTATTCGAAGGATACGAAGAATGA
- the qatC gene encoding Qat anti-phage system QueC-like protein QatC encodes MRLLCAPADVGRFDEAGTLRVVLYGQAGVPGRASVGAALRGDVRKERFAPDRRAWDLLSISNSVMVADAAGLRTQSPDGWTREFDLEIAVTEPGFWNGVAPLIADALAFLTTDRWSLRFIAGGAAAPQPARVVRPPQDCVALLSGGLDSLIGTIDLAAAGTLPLLISKIVRGDSEKQEEFAHAIAGGLRHIQLNDNAVVPKPKDTSQRARSIIFLAFGVLVATALAPYQEGAAIPLYVCENGFIAINPPLTGSRIGSLSTRTAHPQFLALFQDLLDAAGIRAALCTPYANKTKGEMLKECNNQPLLRTLAVRSTSCGRFQKFKYSHCGRCVPCQVRRSAFLAWGQPDLTQYVFEDIGRDDEQHAGFDDVRSVGMALAAAQNGGFEEWLGSALSWPRIENREALRDMLRRGLAELGHLHAKYGVK; translated from the coding sequence ATGAGGCTGTTGTGCGCTCCGGCGGACGTCGGCCGCTTCGATGAGGCGGGCACGCTCAGGGTAGTGCTGTACGGCCAGGCAGGCGTCCCTGGTCGAGCGAGCGTAGGCGCCGCTTTACGCGGCGACGTCCGGAAAGAACGGTTTGCTCCCGATAGGCGCGCATGGGATCTCCTTTCCATCTCCAACTCGGTCATGGTGGCGGATGCCGCCGGGCTGCGAACCCAAAGTCCGGATGGATGGACTCGCGAATTCGATCTGGAGATCGCGGTGACCGAACCGGGCTTCTGGAATGGAGTTGCGCCGTTGATCGCCGATGCGCTGGCGTTCTTGACGACCGACAGATGGAGCTTGCGCTTCATCGCGGGCGGAGCGGCAGCTCCCCAGCCGGCGCGTGTGGTCCGGCCGCCGCAGGATTGCGTCGCGCTGTTATCGGGCGGCCTCGACAGTCTGATCGGAACGATTGACCTCGCTGCTGCCGGCACGCTGCCCCTCCTCATCAGTAAGATCGTGCGCGGTGACTCTGAGAAGCAGGAAGAGTTCGCGCATGCGATCGCAGGCGGTCTGAGACACATACAGCTCAACGACAATGCGGTCGTACCAAAACCGAAGGATACCTCGCAGCGCGCCCGTTCGATCATATTTCTCGCCTTCGGAGTTCTCGTCGCGACGGCCCTGGCGCCCTATCAGGAGGGAGCGGCCATTCCCCTATATGTCTGCGAAAACGGGTTCATCGCGATAAATCCACCGCTGACCGGAAGCCGGATCGGAAGCCTGAGCACACGAACGGCGCATCCCCAGTTCCTGGCGTTGTTTCAGGATCTTCTCGACGCCGCTGGCATCCGGGCGGCGCTCTGCACTCCCTACGCCAACAAGACGAAGGGAGAGATGCTGAAGGAATGCAACAATCAGCCGTTGCTGCGCACATTGGCCGTGCGTTCGACGAGTTGCGGTCGATTTCAGAAATTCAAATATAGCCACTGCGGCCGATGCGTACCTTGCCAAGTTCGAAGATCCGCCTTCCTCGCCTGGGGGCAACCGGATCTGACCCAGTACGTCTTTGAAGATATCGGTCGCGACGACGAGCAGCACGCGGGCTTCGACGACGTTCGTTCTGTCGGCATGGCTCTGGCCGCCGCACAAAATGGGGGGTTCGAAGAGTGGCTTGGGAGCGCACTGTCATGGCCGCGAATCGAGAATCGCGAGGCACTGCGGGATATGCTACGTCGGGGGCTCGCCGAACTCGGGCATCTGCATGCGAAATACGGTGTTAAGTGA
- a CDS encoding transposase yields the protein MKLAARVVETTSRIRLAFAAACPEADLIRGLPGALLPLSP from the coding sequence TTGAAACTCGCTGCCCGTGTGGTCGAGACCACGAGCCGCATTCGCCTTGCGTTCGCCGCGGCATGTCCCGAAGCCGACCTGATCCGCGGCTTGCCCGGCGCGCTGCTGCCGCTCAGTCCTTGA
- a CDS encoding P-loop NTPase fold protein, with product MDVIADKLANEAESRETALEKVAALAKRVKWLRVAKLATTSAASIYFGVPPVGAAGEFFELGRKMWSEGFGKSDADAAKKAVGDAVKEGGELLKPKEETSPPKEIQALRDTLEQTLEELGITLVVLIDDLDRCLPETTISTLEAIRLFLFLKNTAFVIAADNDMIKHAVRKHFAGFENDLMVTNYFDKLIQVPIRVPQLGTQEVRAYMMLLFVDNSDLPEPDKEKIRAAVIRQLKSTWQGKKVDRAFVNSLDIGLPGSLVGQLDTAERLSSLMTTASGIVGNPRLIKRFLNALSIRMTISKAQGVGVDEAVLAKLLLFERIGDAKAYAELVKNVTTDAEGKPAFLKDWEEAAAAGRDLETKDPWTGDFVREWLALSPPLHDVDLRGALYVSREHAPLITPEDRLSSDGAELLAAMLEHPEMSARLRDRLVRVPRIETTVIMDRLLERARKEQEWGAPQILTACIALADADPVQGPRLAAFLEARPHQQIQPSIVPKISDRPWAASLLEVWGSSGDVSKPVKNAINKTRANGNVAV from the coding sequence ATGGACGTCATTGCGGACAAGCTTGCGAACGAGGCCGAAAGCCGCGAGACAGCGCTCGAAAAGGTTGCCGCTCTTGCTAAGCGGGTGAAGTGGCTGCGGGTGGCGAAGCTCGCAACGACGTCGGCGGCTTCGATCTATTTCGGCGTTCCGCCGGTCGGGGCCGCCGGCGAGTTCTTCGAACTCGGCAGAAAGATGTGGAGCGAGGGCTTCGGGAAGAGCGATGCCGATGCGGCGAAGAAGGCCGTCGGCGATGCCGTCAAGGAAGGCGGCGAGCTTCTAAAACCGAAGGAGGAAACGTCTCCTCCGAAGGAAATTCAGGCTCTGCGCGACACGCTCGAGCAAACCCTTGAAGAACTCGGTATCACGCTTGTCGTGTTGATCGACGATCTCGACCGCTGCCTGCCCGAGACAACGATCTCGACGCTCGAAGCCATCCGCCTCTTCCTATTCCTCAAGAACACCGCCTTCGTCATCGCTGCGGACAACGACATGATCAAGCACGCAGTCCGCAAGCACTTCGCGGGCTTCGAAAATGACTTGATGGTAACGAACTACTTCGACAAGCTGATCCAGGTTCCGATCCGCGTGCCGCAACTCGGCACGCAGGAGGTCCGCGCATACATGATGCTGCTATTCGTGGACAACAGCGACCTGCCCGAGCCCGACAAGGAGAAGATTCGCGCCGCCGTGATCCGTCAACTGAAGAGCACTTGGCAGGGCAAGAAGGTGGACCGCGCGTTCGTCAACTCGCTTGACATCGGCTTACCGGGATCGCTGGTCGGACAACTCGACACTGCCGAGCGGCTGTCTTCGCTCATGACAACGGCGTCCGGAATTGTCGGCAATCCCCGCCTGATCAAGCGCTTCCTGAACGCGCTATCGATCCGCATGACCATCTCCAAGGCGCAGGGTGTGGGCGTGGATGAGGCGGTCCTCGCTAAGCTCCTTCTGTTCGAGCGCATCGGCGACGCCAAAGCCTATGCCGAGCTCGTCAAGAATGTGACGACGGACGCGGAAGGAAAGCCCGCGTTCCTGAAGGACTGGGAGGAGGCAGCGGCCGCCGGTCGCGACCTGGAGACGAAGGATCCGTGGACCGGCGACTTCGTGCGCGAATGGCTGGCGCTTTCGCCGCCGTTGCATGACGTCGATCTCCGCGGGGCTCTTTACGTCAGCCGCGAGCATGCGCCGCTGATCACTCCTGAAGATCGCCTGTCCTCCGACGGCGCCGAACTTCTCGCGGCGATGCTCGAACATCCGGAAATGTCAGCTCGGTTGAGGGACCGCCTGGTCCGGGTGCCCCGGATCGAAACCACAGTGATTATGGATCGACTTCTCGAGCGCGCCCGCAAGGAACAGGAGTGGGGCGCGCCGCAAATACTTACGGCCTGCATTGCGCTCGCCGATGCCGATCCGGTCCAGGGACCGCGTTTGGCGGCGTTCCTCGAGGCGCGCCCTCACCAGCAGATTCAGCCTAGCATCGTGCCGAAGATCAGCGACCGCCCTTGGGCGGCGTCGCTTCTTGAGGTGTGGGGTTCGTCGGGCGACGTTTCTAAACCCGTGAAGAACGCCATCAACAAGACGAGGGCGAATGGGAACGTCGCAGTCTAG
- the qatD gene encoding Qat anti-phage system TatD family nuclease QatD, translating into MIDLHAHLDLYPDPQATTKECVERNLFVLSVTTTPSAWTGTAALAEGASRIRTALGLHPQLAHERRSELALFEDLLPRTRYVGEIGLDGGPELKATWDTQCRVFDNILRMCGSAGGRIMTVHSRRAAGPVLDALASRPDSGISVLHWFSGSRRELQRAIDQGCWFSVGPAMLNGERGRGLAALMPRERMLTESDGPFAQAEGRSLFPWDVAKTEPMLAELWSMGQDEVRDQLMSNLKRLTTQFAPENDRSTSKP; encoded by the coding sequence GTGATCGATCTACATGCGCATCTCGACCTCTATCCGGATCCTCAAGCGACGACGAAGGAGTGCGTCGAGCGCAATCTGTTCGTTCTGTCCGTGACGACTACGCCGTCGGCTTGGACCGGGACAGCCGCACTCGCCGAGGGAGCCTCCCGTATTCGCACCGCGCTCGGTCTGCATCCGCAGCTTGCTCACGAACGCCGGAGCGAACTCGCGCTGTTTGAAGATTTGTTGCCGCGAACAAGATACGTCGGCGAGATCGGCCTCGACGGCGGCCCTGAACTGAAGGCAACGTGGGACACGCAGTGTCGGGTGTTCGACAATATCCTGCGAATGTGCGGATCGGCCGGCGGTCGCATCATGACGGTACATAGCCGCCGCGCAGCAGGCCCCGTCCTCGATGCACTGGCCTCGCGGCCCGATTCCGGCATCTCCGTGCTCCATTGGTTTTCGGGATCGCGCCGCGAACTGCAGCGGGCGATTGACCAAGGTTGCTGGTTCAGCGTCGGTCCGGCCATGCTCAACGGCGAACGAGGTCGCGGGTTGGCTGCACTAATGCCGCGCGAACGAATGTTGACCGAGTCAGATGGGCCTTTCGCGCAGGCAGAGGGGCGCTCGCTCTTTCCTTGGGACGTGGCGAAAACCGAACCGATGCTCGCTGAACTGTGGAGCATGGGCCAGGACGAGGTCCGTGACCAGTTGATGTCGAACCTCAAGCGACTGACGACGCAGTTTGCTCCAGAGAATGACCGGTCAACATCAAAGCCGTAG
- a CDS encoding glycoside hydrolase family 12 protein — protein sequence MDSNRISGAGAQGSPTGYVRTQEDHDLFRQAANEARSLSSAGPVSAQTPIWRSSAPYGSFSRDGYSWNNDVWGPHPGPQTISVSAANRWSVWSNQPNTPGIKSYPHVAFNIGKPLSSINTLSSSFNQEVPTGGAWDVAYDIWDSSDRHEIMLWTNYTGNSDGSGNVKPISYHYAPSGAAIPVYSNVNVGGATWNVFEGEGSDGHKVISLLRTSKTNSGTVDIKSILQWIKSKGYFGDINVGSVQYGVEITSSPGGKNFNFNNWSVTSK from the coding sequence ATGGATTCCAATCGGATAAGCGGTGCCGGCGCGCAAGGGTCTCCAACGGGTTACGTCCGGACACAGGAGGATCATGATCTATTTAGGCAGGCCGCGAATGAAGCCCGGTCATTATCATCTGCCGGGCCTGTGTCGGCACAGACGCCGATTTGGCGTTCGAGCGCTCCATACGGAAGCTTTTCACGCGATGGCTACTCTTGGAACAACGACGTATGGGGCCCGCACCCTGGGCCTCAGACGATTTCGGTGAGTGCAGCCAACCGGTGGAGCGTGTGGTCGAACCAGCCCAATACTCCTGGCATCAAGAGCTATCCGCACGTGGCTTTCAATATCGGGAAACCGCTCAGCTCAATCAACACTCTGAGCTCGAGCTTCAATCAGGAAGTTCCCACTGGCGGCGCCTGGGATGTCGCCTACGATATCTGGGACAGCTCAGACCGACATGAGATAATGCTCTGGACAAACTACACCGGAAACTCGGACGGGAGCGGCAACGTTAAGCCCATTTCATATCATTATGCCCCTTCCGGTGCGGCGATTCCGGTCTACAGCAATGTCAATGTAGGCGGGGCGACTTGGAACGTGTTTGAAGGCGAAGGCTCCGATGGTCACAAGGTCATCTCATTGCTGCGCACTTCGAAGACCAACAGCGGGACAGTGGACATCAAGAGTATCCTGCAGTGGATCAAGTCGAAGGGGTACTTTGGCGACATAAACGTCGGTAGCGTCCAATACGGCGTCGAGATTACCTCGTCCCCGGGGGGAAAGAACTTCAATTTCAACAACTGGTCCGTGACTTCGAAGTGA